In Archaeoglobaceae archaeon, a single window of DNA contains:
- a CDS encoding serine protein kinase RIO translates to MGGVVSTGKEANVFYADGIFEGKVVPMAVKIYRIETSSFDKMDEYIFGDRRFDYRVAPKDKIYLWTEKEFRNLERAFESGVRVPRPYAFLKNVILMEFIGQNEIPAPTLAEIGKELAELDVDGIFDEIMENLKKLYQVAELVHADLSEYNIMLLEEPVIIDMGQAVLIDHPKANEFLRRDIRNLVRFFRKFGVKVDEDQVYAEVVGERNETRD, encoded by the coding sequence ATGGGAGGTGTTGTGAGCACGGGCAAAGAAGCAAATGTTTTCTATGCAGATGGAATATTCGAGGGCAAAGTTGTGCCGATGGCTGTAAAGATTTACCGAATTGAAACGAGCTCATTTGACAAAATGGACGAATACATTTTTGGTGACCGAAGATTCGATTACAGAGTTGCTCCGAAGGATAAAATTTACCTTTGGACAGAAAAAGAATTCAGAAATCTTGAAAGAGCTTTTGAGAGCGGTGTTCGTGTTCCAAGACCCTATGCTTTTCTTAAAAATGTTATTTTAATGGAATTCATTGGACAAAATGAGATTCCTGCCCCAACTCTTGCTGAAATAGGCAAAGAACTGGCTGAACTCGACGTAGATGGTATATTCGATGAAATTATGGAAAACCTGAAAAAGCTTTATCAGGTTGCAGAACTCGTGCATGCTGATCTCAGCGAATACAACATAATGCTACTCGAAGAGCCTGTGATAATTGACATGGGTCAAGCTGTTTTGATAGACCACCCAAAAGCAAATGAATTTTTAAGAAGAGACATTAGAAACCTCGTTAGATTTTTCCGCAAGTTTGGAGTGAAAGTGGATGAGGATCAGGTATACGCGGAAGTTGTAGGTGAAAGAAATGAGACTCGAGATTGA